Within the Marinihelvus fidelis genome, the region CGCCAGGCCCGATTCGCGGGCGGCGTCGACCATCAGCCGGCATTCACCGATGCTGTTGGCCACCGGTTTTTCCACGTAAACGTGCTTACCGGCGCGCACGGCGTCGATCATCTGCCGGCAATGCCAGTGGTCCGGCGTGCCGATGATGACGGCGTCGACGTCCGGCCGGGCGAGCAATTCGCGGTAGTCGCCGTAACTGTCCGGGCGGTTTTTGCGCAGCCTGGCGTAGTCCGCCTGGCGGCGTTCGATGACGGACCGGTCGACATCGCAGATGGCGACGACGTCGAAATCATCCTGCTTGAGCAACGAGGTGGTATTGGCCCAGCCCATGCCATTGCAGCCGATCACGCCCACCTGCAGGCGGTCGTTGGCGGCCACGTGGCGCCCGAGTGTGCCCAGCGCGATGGCGCCGGCACCCAGCTTGACGAAGTCCCGGCGCTGCATGGGCGGTCAGCCGATCGCGACCAGCTTGAGGTCGAAATTCAGGTCCTTGCCGGCCAGCGGGTGGTTGCCGTCGACGGTGATGGTGTCGTCGCCGATGGCGGTGACGGTCAGGTTCAGCGGCTGGCCACCCTGGTTGCGCGCCTGCAGCGTCATGCCAATTTCCGGCTCCAGGCCATCGGGCAGGGCCTCTTTGGGCACATCCTGGATCATCTGGTCGTGGCGCGGGCCGTAGGCTTCTTCGGACGGGATGTTGATGGTCTTCTCATCGCCAACGGCCATGCCCTCGACGGCCTTGTCGAAGCCGGCGATGACCTGGCCGGAGCCGACTTCGAACTCGAGCGGGTCGCGGCCGTCGGATGAATCGAACTGGGTGCCGTCATCCAGCGTGCCGGTGTAGTGAATCTTGACGGTGTCGCCTGCTTTCGCCTGGCTCATGGTTTGCTCCTTGGGGAAGGGGTTGGATCGGGCCATTGACCATAGCAGAACGCGGCGGCGCGCGTGGACGGATTCGGCGCGTCGAAGCCCGCTGGACGCTGTCGCGCCGCTACCGGACAATGAGCCGATGAGACACTGGACCAAGCTGGGCGAGGCGCCCATTCCCGGAACTGCCAAACGCCTGGACCTGCACCAGGGCAAGGACGATTTCTTCATTCACATCTCCGGCAGCACGGAGTTGATGAATTCGCGAAAACACGGCTCCGAGGACGCGCTGGGTGAGCTGGTCTGCGTCGGGCTGGCACGCCAACGGGACGCGCGTGTACTGGTCGGCGGCCTGGGCATGGGGTTCACGCTGGCGGCGGTACTGAAGACGGTGGGCGAGGGTGCCGAGGTGACAGTGGCCGAACTGATCCCCGAAGTCGTGGACTGGAACCGCGGGCCGTTGGGCGAGCGCGCCGGCCGGCCGC harbors:
- a CDS encoding FKBP-type peptidyl-prolyl cis-trans isomerase; the protein is MSQAKAGDTVKIHYTGTLDDGTQFDSSDGRDPLEFEVGSGQVIAGFDKAVEGMAVGDEKTINIPSEEAYGPRHDQMIQDVPKEALPDGLEPEIGMTLQARNQGGQPLNLTVTAIGDDTITVDGNHPLAGKDLNFDLKLVAIG
- a CDS encoding spermine/spermidine synthase domain-containing protein, whose product is MRHWTKLGEAPIPGTAKRLDLHQGKDDFFIHISGSTELMNSRKHGSEDALGELVCVGLARQRDARVLVGGLGMGFTLAAVLKTVGEGAEVTVAELIPEVVDWNRGPLGERAGRPLDDPRTRVFIGDVADLLRSGDARFDAIALDVDNGPEGLTQDGNDWIYSPAGLAATRAALAPGGRVAYWSAGPDAAFGRLLGRAGYRVDEKQVYAHGSKGTRHTIWLAHPG